Part of the Periplaneta americana isolate PAMFEO1 chromosome 4, P.americana_PAMFEO1_priV1, whole genome shotgun sequence genome is shown below.
CCGGTGTGCAGATGATAAGCTCCTAGGCTAATGTACCGTGTGCGGATGATATGATCCTATGCTTGGCCAGCAAACAACCCTGAACAACTTATAGTAATGAGCCaagcaaaataaattagaaataaataaagagaaaaaccATCCAGATGATATCCAGAAAAAGAGAGAGGATATCCGTGAATAAAACATGATCTTAGCAGACATGCCACTGAAGATAATTGAAAAGTTTAAATGCTTAGGTCTAACAATTCAGACATCATCATCTTTCAGCGAACATATTCAGGAGAGAACATCAGCAGCCATGAGAGCAATTTGCAACATCAAGAACCTGATATGTCACAGTAATCACGCCATTAGTTACAGGCAAGCTCCAACTGATTAAACATCTGAGAcatggagaaaattaaaaaaaaaactaaggtaaGATTCTTAAAACGAGCTATAGGGGTAGCAAACAGAATGGTGTGCCTTTTGGCTAGAGAAACATTCTTTTGGAAGACCTAAGAATCAAGATGCAGAGAGATGCTGTGGTGAACAGGGAGTGGGTCATGATCCATAAGATGTGTCCAGTACTAAATACCACCAACCAAATGAAAAATGCGTGTGCAGTGCTTGTGGTCAGAAATGTGAACTATATCATTTCTCATTATATAAGAAGTCAAGATCATTAAACGCACTCATAAAAGCAAGCAATGTAAACTGAATGCCTCTTCGAGTGCAACTTATTGTATTAAAGAAAAgcgtatatttttccagaaagtctAAGTCATATTTTTATGCTAATTTTGGTTAgatcaaattaatttatattatagctCTATTGGTTGAGCCGCATATCCAGTAATATATAaagtgtatacttttttttttacatatcagCATTGTTGCATTGCACGGCAGGTACTTATAGCAGGTTCCTTTATTTACAATCATCTGCAGGACGTGTTGACGAAAACGCCGCCCGTGCCTGGACACGAGCTGCGACGCGAGGCAGGCACGCAGACAGTGGAGGAGGGCCAGCTGACCCCGCTCGTGTTCGCGCAGGCAGAGGACCAGCTAGAATGGGTGGAGGACGGGGGCAAAGGCACCACGACGGATATCATCGTCACCTGTCACCCTTCTGCGCTGGCTGCCATCACTGGTCATGGCTTCATTGCGGCCGCACCCAGCAGTCCTCCTGAGGAAGGGCAGAGTCCTCCAGTCTCCATGACGGAGTCTGAGAAGCCGGCCGCATATATGGACTCTGGCACTGAGACGTCCCTAGAGAACGTGGCCGTCACGGACCTGAAACCCTTCATGGCGGGGACGGAGTCCCTGGTGCTGGAGACGTACGAGCAAGAGCCCACCAATGTGATGCACATCGTGGTGGCCTCAGCGGCAGCTGAAGACCAGTCTCCCAAGTCAGAGAGTCTCTTCATCTGCGAGGTATGCCAGAAGACCTTTCGCTCGGCAAGCAGCCTGGAGGCCCACCAGAGTTCGAAGCACCGCCCGCGGGGGCAGTGCGATCTGTGCGAAGAGCGTTTCGGGTCAGTTCAGAGCCTGCAGGAGCACTGCCGCACTCAACACGGTGGCCGCGGATGCTTTCACTGCCTGGCCTGCGGCAAGCGCTTCATGACCAGGCTCAGCTTCCGGCGACACATGGACACGCATGGCGGGAAGAAGGGTGCCGTCTGTGACGTGAGTAGCTATACATCTAGAAATACtatggttgttgttgtttagtcaactgtccgaagacaggtttgaaccccacaagtgacactacaaggcatcactcatgaggcaactaggcccgTTAGGCtgggcagttcctttccccctccattgcatacatggccgactagctacatattacacaatcagatttcagatgcatacaaacaattgttcttcctctgcacatatcgtcaaatgaaatgtactgcctgatagcactgaataacaaaaaaacattTGTGGTGGATATCTTGGTATCCAGCAGGCGCTCTAAGACAATTGAAACATGCCGATTCCAaatatgcaaaccatttgtcTCTATTACCCACCGTTCTTGAGATATACGACATCAACCATTATGTATAACAACTCACAGACAGGAGTTTCGTTagagtatttattgctacatggagTACTAATGAACATGGCTGTAGCTAAGAAAATGGTGCAATTGCGCCACATGACACATAATTATAGTAGTAATATTTCAGTACCACCCTGTAAGTCTTGGAAGTGGCTGTCTGCAATGATCTTCCTCATTTGTGGACCTATGAACACACCTTCTTTCACTTTCGCGTAACTCAACTCTGGAAACTTGTTACACAGGTACCAAAAAGCATCTGAGTCGGTGTCTAGTGCCTTCACGAAATTCTTCATGAGCCCCAGATGTACATGAAGCGGTGACATGATAACTTTGTCATGCTCAACCCACGGCACACGAAGGCTGCAGTCTATTTCTGAACGGCCAATTGTTCTTTATGTGATGGTTCTTACTATCTCTGATGTCCCACTCGCAGATGAAGCAGCCATACTTGCTGTATCTGTCTGCATTCCCATGAGAAAAGTGATAACGTTTAAATTTACCACAGATACGCCAATTGCACTCGCAATAGCGTATTTTTTTCAAGATACAGCGACATGGTTTTGTACGTATCTTTCAGGTGCGTAGAATATGCAACCGGTACTGACGGATATCTGTTTCCATtgtgtataatattatttactaccTTCAAACTTGTCTTAGCTGAGTCTATGAATAGTCGCCATGCTTCAATACTGTGTTCTACACCGAAGCTTGACATAAGATCTTGAATGTCAATGCATTATCAAATAGTATCACTCATTGCAAAGAACTTCACAAGTTCTTTATGTCTGTGCTGAAACTGTGAGGTCGTAACTGGTGaaaggaaattaaattgtttaagacCTGAACCGAGCAGTTCAGCTTGGCCTTTTGTTAGTGCTGTTAGTTTGTATCTCTCCTCACCATTACAGTAATTTTTGTACACAATTATGATATTGCTGTTCCAGATGTGTGGAAAGACTTTCAGTCGCCCAGACTACCTTCAGAAGCACTACATGACACACACAGGACACCGCCCCTtccactgtactgtgtgtccacGTCAGTTCATCAGTAGCTCTCAGCTCAAGGTGCATCAGAAAGTGAGTGCCATTTGTCCATTTTCTCTTGACTAATAGTCCTGTACAGCTGTCTTGACTGTGGGATGTATTGCCAATTTCCTCTGATTTAATTCCAGCACCATTTCGTTGATGCATTCTGTTACAGACCCACACTGGAGTGAAGGAACACGTGTGCAACATGTGTAACAAGGCTTTCAGCCGTGGAGACAAACTCAAAGATCACGTGCTGCGACACCTGAACATAAAGCGCTTCCATTGCTCAATGTGTCAACGGGACTATGCAGAAAAAAGGGACCTTACGAAGCATCTGAAGGTGCACGCGACTTAACTCAGAGCATAATGTTCCAGAGAAATATGCAAACAGCAGGGACCTCACGAAGCATCTGAAGGTGCACGCGACTTAACTCAGAGCATAATGTTCCAGAGAAATATGCAAACAGCAGGGACCTCACGAAGCATCTGAAGGTGCACATGACAACTCAGAGCATAATGTTCCAGAGAAATATGCAAACAGCAGGGACCTCACGAAGCATCTGAAGGTGCACATGACAACTCAGAGCATAATGTTCCAGAGAAATATGCAAACAGCAGGGACCTCACGAAGCATCTGGAGGTGCACATGACAACTCAGAGCATAATGTTCCAGAGAAATATGCAAACAGCAGGGACCTCACGAAGCATCTGGAGGTGCACATGACAACTCAGAGCATAATGTTCCAGAGAAATATGCAAACAGCAGGGACCTCACGAAGCATCTGGAGGTGCACATGACAACTCAGAGCATAATGTTCCAGAGAAATATGCAAACAGCAGGGACCTCACGAAGCATCTGGAGGTGCACATGACAACTCAGAGCATAATGTTCCAGGAGGATACATGTTTTAGCTTAACAGACTGGGATCAGGTTTTAGAAACATTACTTTCTATTGAAGAACCAATGGCCAGAAAGAAGTATCAGATTCATTGAATCAACTCCAGAGGCTACAAACTGCCATTTGGGGAGCAGTTCTACAAGGAATTCATGTACAAGCTGTTAGCGTCATCATCTTTCTGTCAGGGAAATTAACCAGTGGCCTCTTCCACTCTAATTGCATCTTTTCTTGGGTCTTCCAAATCTTTTTCCACATGGTTAAAATTTTGATTTAAATGTAATGGTAGAGTTGTATGATACTTAGCAAATCCCTATTATCGGTAGTGCTAGCATATTTCACTATTTTGAAGAGAAggctataaaaaatgaaattccaCTGATTGTGACTATTAAATAGCACCCAAAGAAAAGAAAGCCACTAAATGACGAAACTTCAGAatcctataatgaaatgaaacttgATCTGAAAGGTGACAATGCTGCATTGCCTGCAGGTGAGCATGTAAACAATGAAAGAATGTTGCGatcttgtatgtgtttttatttagGTATGttggtgtgatgtattttttatgttcttgtgttcacaatttcaggaaattaaattacaacatcgcatacaggacACAAAACACTTTacgaaaacatctcaacacacagacaagacagacagacaaatacaaCCTAACAGAAGTGTACAAATTAACTTGCAATATAGTAAAACCccaataagacgctgttcaagggaccgcgtattaggtgggtatactaattttgacttatatacagtatctattagcatttttctttattgaaatacatgattaatGAAAGGTAATATActgtagtattactccattatgtaattactgtactgtacgtcaaagacatttacaatatgtactgtacttaattctttcggaaaaaaagtaatttatagttgtttgccgtgtgcatgttctccaagtcctcatgtttaccacgcTTCACCTTCCTGCGATTATATCCTCCCGACGTCGTCGAAGCTGTAgcaattttttattatcattcgatgacgggattcctaatgaatcagggagttgtttctgagtaagagtactgtaactgtatgtaggctttaaccacgcagataaggagtcgaataagagagcgtaacaagagggtggggtatactaaggtatgaagtatgaaggtttaaatgcgcaggtaaagggtcgaataccaatacttttcaagtTAATAGCACCAGCgagttcagtgaccaagatgtttcattgctgttacagtacattgctgaaaattacatcgaaaatattccacaaaaacagcgtattatgcgggacttggtcgcaacaaacggggtattttataaaggcgttatatatgaaatgtgcagagactggacaaaaaaagcgtattacacgggatagcgtaataagtgggcgcgtcttatcgaggttttactgtagttctacattggacacactgggagatcatttcaaacacgatacaaagaacacatcacagcaatAATCAAATTACAcaatacctccacatatgcagaacaccaaccacagctacagcaacatagacatagacatatgCAAATCGTACATTTCCAGTTAGGAAtgaaacacactagaacagtacgaaatatatagaccACAGAACTCACTGACATCATCAATACAAAGCtaaattttagaacacacacactatttgactctgcactaccaaacacaaaaatgcacacCCCCAGCATAACAACTTTTGAACCAGAAGAAGTGAGGActtcactagttctgaagatgactgaTACGAAGGAAAACCATGAACTAGGTAATTTACagcttagttttcattttaacgcCTGTAAGGTGTTTGTTATAACTAATTTCTTAAGTGATACAAAGTGTtaagtgtgtaatcaagacgaGACAAGTTTTCTTGAATTTCGTTTAAGAGTAAGGAGAAAATATATGTTGAAACAGCATTATGTTTGTtctcattttaatttttccttcaaaCCATTttcacagcttttttttttttaattagaacaAAATACTCTGACAATGTAGAACATAACCTAGAATCCTAAGGTTGGATACCATGGCTTGTAATTGCTCATTTCTtggtttcatttaattattttgtattgtcaTTTTATAGAATCGAGTCCGTTCAGAAAACTACTCAAAACACAGGCTGGCTGGATCTTCAGAAGAAGCTGCAGTTCAAGAAGGGCTGCTATAAACAGTCAGTAATTTTAGTGATCATACAGTACTTGGCAAGTTAGCGCCATCAGAGGAACGAAGTGTTGTCTGGTCAATAAAAGCaacactgatttatttatttgttattgaacagaacaggcaaagcccaattacagtgttcaagactgacaaactaattgataaaacataaacaaggaaaaggaaacagacacttattaaaaactgaaacaaaatagaaataagagaaaggaaaaaagagaaattgaaataaggtgtgaaagtagcttcaaattaactaacaacaatattctgtaaaatatgataacaaataattctgtatctagagaaattcatattgaaaatatcaacatttggATGAGGAtgtgatttattgtataactgtaacatttggaaaactggggaatttttgtgggattcagtatttgcccttggtatgtaaaataaatttcgaaatttcgtattaagcttaggtgcatataatgttatgtaataaaatactatTGTGTGCCCAGTAAGGCTGTAGGTTTTCTTTCAGAAGAGATGGATCCTTCTTTTCATTCAATATGAGGATAACGTTAGCTTTTCCACCGAGATGGAAATATGGCATACAAATTTTCGTGATGTAGGATATAGCTTCTCCAGCAAGGTTTTTAGTGCTAAGTTCGAGTTACAGTCAGAATTTTTAGATGTGGGTGATCATAATCTTTTGATAATTTGTGCTACTTCAGAAGGTGAAATGTGAGCCAGTGAAGAATTCTTATCTTTAGAGAGAAATTGTTGAGATTCAGAAGTTACTCTAGGATTTTGTTTCCAGCAGTTAGGATGAATTGTTTGCTAGGTGTTGGGCTGCATTTCAGTTTGTCTATACTTACTGTCTATGGTCTTTGTATTGGAGTTTGCCTTCAGGTTGAGTGAAGGTTTGATAATTGAAATTGAATCGCAAATATCATGTTCAAATACATCCATTTTCTTTGTGTAAAGCTAATCAGCGTGTATAATTATTTACACttggatttttttttcagcattaGATCTTATTTGCGACATCTTTCTTTCTCCTCCCCCTTCCCCTTTTTGTTGCGATACGTGTATCAGTTATCCTGTGTGAAACTGCATTTTTATTCATTACCCTTCCTGCAAATAGACGAAGATGTAGGTAAACATGTGAATActagtagagtaagtggacagcttcaaatacttggagtgtaatataagcagtaacatgagctgctgccagggagtcaaaaggaggatagcaatagccaaggaagcttttaatagaaaaagaagcaacttgtgcggacttctgaaaaaagacatgagactagtgaagtgctttgtgtggagtatggcattgtatagagcagaaacacggacattatgacgaaatgaagagaagtgactagaatcattgaaatgaggatatggagaaggatgagcatgtgaaatgaagctgtgttggatagagtgggtgaagaaagaatgatgctgaaactgatcaggaagaggaaaataaataggttggatcactggctgaaatTTTCTAAAACAGATGACAAGTTCAGATGAGGACGTTGCATCAATGTCTGATAGGAGTGATGATGACTTTGTGGAAGAACTGAAGAACCGTTTAAAGAGAAGGTGGAAGTAGGTGATTGGGTCGTAGTTTCATGCAAAGGTAAAAAAAcgactaaaggtaagcgttcactacattgtatcgcactgctcgtacgaatcgcacgcaacagatatttaagtgcagtgcgttcactgtaacggctccacctcatcggattcccctatcagctgtttaaaacatgacgtcgtacgatattgacattactgaaaacagaggagttgaggttaggtctattaattatgactgttagcgaataagaatttgtaattgcttcatgcgtcttaaatgaagaggaagaaacgaaagaaatattggttacataatatatttgcaagaaatgacttgattactgtaatgggaacacctcaaattatataattcttcgcaattttctacacgcgaaataagttttctgtctgccattttggcgcgacactgaacatggcacgacataatagtaacagttgagcaattaaaattaatttattaaagaaggccatgatcgcacgcatcggaaaagttgcccatccgagaaacgtgtacggatttgccgagaggcgatgcgtgcgatacgatgtagtgaacgcagttacataacaattacagcaaagatagtctttttctgaTCCTTGCGATACAATGTAGTGAAcgtggttacataacaattacagcagtCTTTTTCTGATCCATGCAATTCGTCCAATGAgtgtgatacgatgtagtgaacgcttaccttaatagATTTGTTGGATGCATTCTGTAGAAGAATGGACTGTGAAATTCGCACCACATGTAAGTGGCAGAAAATTTAAATGGCCATTTAAGGTGATATTTCTGCGATTGACAGTTCTCAATTTGATACTCTACTTTCAAAACCTGCATTTATAGATTAAATTGAAcgtttagtttgtttttattttaatgaaagtttTGGAGAACTATCTGTGGAATAGATGTAAGATGTTAAAGTATATTGTGATTAGTTTCAGCAAAAATGTAATTGATAATCCATTGTACAACTTTGAAATATCTTTTCAAAATGTACCATTAGCATTGTAAACCAAAATCTcgtttaaattttgaatataaaataacTCATACAGTATATTCCCAAAAAGTATATCACATATCTCCATGACAGGGAGGACTGATATCCTTTGCATATATGTAAaaattgattgttttttttttgtgttcaaaAAAGcttttaaattgtgtattttgttaatgttATCAATAAGCTCTATTTAACTAAGTAGTTGTGTGAAGAAAGTTACAGGAAGGATATTTAAtgccacaatatttatttttatccacGTATATCAAACATCCCCAGTCTCCCCTACTTATCGAATGCCCAAGTATTATATACCCAGTGTCATTTGGAAATGAAAAATCAACTTCTCATTCTAGTGAACAATCTTTTTGTCTTAGGACACAGATTGCATTCCAGAAAATCATACGAAAAGGTCATTTAATAATTTGCCATGTTTATTAATTCTATTGGCAagtataaaacataataatacacTTTAAACGTAGTGCTTCCCAATATCTTGTAGATTCAGTTGTTTTGGAATTTTTTTGACGTGGTTTCTATCCACATGTTCCCTTAGATTGCAAAGACTGCATTATGGGTCTTGTGCGATTCCAGTGCAGCATAAATGTCTGTCTAGGAGGCAGCAACTGCTTCATGTCTTGGGTATGGTGTGTATTTCATCTTGTCTTGTGGACGTTGAGTTCTTTCATATGAAGATCTTTGCAAGATTTCTTAATTCTAGCATTTACTGTTATATATGCAATatgtatatgtttgtattttgttACTAGCCTGTCTACCAACTAGATCACAGTGACCAGTGACCTAATTGCAGAACTATTCTTTTGTTTCTCGATTACAGCGACTGGCATATCCATTGGCACTCTTGCACTTCAGGACTTTTAGATAAATCGAAGCATGCTATGACTTGAACTGCACGTTTTGAATCATTTAGTATGGCACAGTTCTTTTGTTTAGATGTAGCTGGTTTCATGCTAATCTATATCCAGGCCGCTGCTACCTTGCATCGGAGAGTTTTGTGAAATGTTGGTAGCGAGGCCACAATGATCACTACAAAACAGCTGACTTAACTAACGCGACATTTACTATTCTGTACGATTAATTCATTCTTtctacccaaggacaggtcttttactgcaaatccagctttctccaatctttcctattttctaccttcgtctttttctcagcatatgatccatatatcttaatgtcgtctatcatctgataccttcttctgcccgaactcttctcttgttcaccattccttccagtgcatccttcagtaggcagtttcttctcagctagtgacccagccaattccttttcctcttcctgatcagtttcagcatcattctctctttactcactctttccaacacagcttcatttcttattctgtctgtccacttcacacattccgtccttcccatatccacatttcaaatgcttcaagtcgtttctcttcacctcGTCATAatctccatgtttctgctccatataatgccacactcctcacaaagcacttcactagtctcctccttagtttttttttttccggaggtTAAcagaaatgctcctttttctatcaaaagcttcctttgccattg
Proteins encoded:
- the LOC138698719 gene encoding endothelial zinc finger protein induced by tumor necrosis factor alpha-like is translated as MVNFKYVGSSNVEQNERCRNNTVMGTVATTESLTELAKVLELFFKGLAECGLLTTYSVQLQGTAVDFAVQVKYQFLLLQFVRSLQDVLTKTPPVPGHELRREAGTQTVEEGQLTPLVFAQAEDQLEWVEDGGKGTTTDIIVTCHPSALAAITGHGFIAAAPSSPPEEGQSPPVSMTESEKPAAYMDSGTETSLENVAVTDLKPFMAGTESLVLETYEQEPTNVMHIVVASAAAEDQSPKSESLFICEVCQKTFRSASSLEAHQSSKHRPRGQCDLCEERFGSVQSLQEHCRTQHGGRGCFHCLACGKRFMTRLSFRRHMDTHGGKKGAVCDMCGKTFSRPDYLQKHYMTHTGHRPFHCTVCPRQFISSSQLKVHQKTHTGVKEHVCNMCNKAFSRGDKLKDHVLRHLNIKRFHCSMCQRDYAEKRDLTKHLKVHAT